The following coding sequences are from one SAR86 cluster bacterium window:
- the ychF gene encoding redox-regulated ATPase YchF — MSLKCGIVGLPNVGKSTLFNALTNAQIQAENYPFCTIEPNQGIVEVPDNRLEKLVKIVKPKKVIPASVEFVDIAGLVEGASKGEGLGNTFLSHIRETQTIIQVVRCFEDKNISHVNNKVDPLADVEIIETELLLADLEILEKVKINFNKKKSILDKSSKEKLEVIEEIIELIKKSNRKKISEISNEKKNLVKEYNLICLKPFIYVANIDENNSEINIETLKNKVSKEGSEFITLSIKLESEISELDTDEKIIFLKEMGLEESALERLIRKSYNSLGLGTFFTAGKEEVRAWVLKKGSLAPQAAGVIHSDFERGFIKAEVVSFDDYISFNGEQGAKSAGKLRSEGSDYVVNEGDIILFRFNV; from the coding sequence ATGTCTTTGAAATGTGGAATAGTTGGACTTCCTAACGTTGGTAAATCAACTCTATTTAATGCTCTTACAAATGCGCAAATTCAAGCGGAAAATTATCCTTTCTGTACCATTGAACCTAATCAGGGTATTGTTGAAGTGCCTGACAACAGACTAGAAAAGTTAGTAAAAATAGTTAAGCCAAAGAAAGTTATTCCAGCAAGCGTCGAATTTGTAGACATTGCAGGTTTGGTAGAGGGAGCTTCTAAAGGAGAAGGACTTGGAAATACTTTTTTGTCCCACATAAGAGAAACTCAAACAATTATTCAAGTGGTAAGGTGTTTTGAGGATAAAAATATATCTCATGTAAATAATAAAGTGGACCCATTAGCCGATGTTGAAATAATTGAAACAGAATTACTTTTAGCTGATTTAGAAATTCTTGAAAAAGTAAAGATTAATTTTAATAAAAAAAAATCCATTTTAGATAAAAGTTCAAAAGAAAAATTAGAGGTAATTGAAGAAATAATAGAATTAATAAAAAAATCTAATAGAAAAAAAATTTCTGAAATCTCTAATGAAAAAAAGAATCTCGTTAAAGAGTATAATTTAATTTGTCTTAAGCCTTTCATATACGTCGCAAATATTGATGAAAATAATAGCGAAATCAATATTGAAACTTTGAAAAATAAAGTCTCGAAAGAAGGGTCAGAATTTATAACCTTATCTATAAAATTAGAATCAGAAATTTCCGAGCTAGATACCGACGAAAAAATAATTTTCCTTAAAGAAATGGGTCTTGAAGAGTCTGCTCTAGAAAGATTAATTAGAAAATCATATAACAGCTTAGGCTTAGGTACATTTTTTACTGCTGGAAAAGAAGAAGTAAGAGCATGGGTATTAAAGAAAGGATCTTTGGCTCCTCAAGCAGCAGGTGTAATTCATTCAGATTTTGAAAGAGGTTTCATAAAAGCAGAAGTGGTGAGCTTTGACGATTATATTTCGTTTAATGGAGAGCAAGGTGCCAAATCTGCGGGGAAGCTTCGTTCGGAAGGTTCCGACTATGTTGTAAACGAAGGAGATATTATTTTGTTTCGTTTTAACGTTTAA
- the pth gene encoding aminoacyl-tRNA hydrolase: MEKFLIAGLGNPGARYAKTRHNAGADFVDELSVKWGLKFEEKKSIKSYLARYVFKNKDIYLIKPIVFMNNSGNSLKPAIKKYNLNLASVLIVHDDLDLPSGSCKLKKSGGDGGHNGLKSIIESLSGEKDFLRMRIGISHPGKASLVNDYVVKKGTTEEINERKKAIKNGIEVIEDIIFAGWELAANKLHSK, translated from the coding sequence ATGGAAAAATTTTTAATTGCTGGCCTGGGAAATCCAGGAGCCAGGTATGCAAAGACAAGACACAATGCCGGAGCAGATTTCGTAGATGAATTATCAGTTAAGTGGGGATTAAAATTCGAAGAAAAAAAGTCCATAAAATCTTACTTAGCTCGATATGTTTTCAAAAATAAAGATATCTATTTAATCAAACCAATTGTTTTTATGAACAATAGTGGTAATTCTCTTAAACCTGCGATAAAAAAATATAACTTAAACTTAGCAAGTGTTTTGATAGTTCACGACGATTTGGATCTCCCATCCGGCTCATGCAAATTAAAAAAATCTGGAGGAGATGGAGGTCATAATGGTTTAAAGAGTATCATTGAAAGCCTAAGTGGAGAAAAAGATTTTTTGAGAATGAGAATAGGAATAAGTCATCCGGGAAAAGCTTCTCTTGTAAATGATTACGTAGTAAAAAAAGGCACCACAGAAGAAATTAACGAGAGAAAAAAAGCTATAAAAAATGGAATAGAAGTAATCGAAGACATAATATTTGCTGGCTGGGAATTAGCTGCAAACAAGCTACACTCTAAATAA
- the truB gene encoding tRNA pseudouridine(55) synthase TruB — protein sequence MIDGVLILNKPKGVSSGVFVRKLKTLFSKKKKIGHAGTLDPLASGILIVCIGEMTKFVNFLTKENKTYLAEVSLGIKTDSGDMDGRVIERSRSIPSRLALEKKLKSFVGTIEQKPPIYSSLKYKGKPYRYYAVKGIEIEIKSRKVKIHSISLESFEENKFKFSVKCGPGTYIRTLAEDICESLGSIGTISSLIRTESAGFDLSQSSNIDDITVKNLNEKIIPSGDALNCLDRIQCRPEIVEKITNGQIIETKEAIKDGFFRFFDQKENFVGIVESYNGFLKPKRLLGNFNNVGENT from the coding sequence ATGATTGATGGCGTTTTAATTTTAAACAAACCAAAAGGCGTTTCCTCAGGAGTTTTCGTTAGAAAGTTAAAAACCTTATTTTCAAAAAAAAAGAAAATTGGGCATGCTGGTACATTAGATCCTTTAGCTTCAGGAATTTTGATAGTTTGCATCGGAGAGATGACTAAATTTGTAAATTTTTTAACCAAAGAAAATAAAACTTATTTAGCCGAGGTTTCATTAGGGATCAAAACAGATTCAGGAGATATGGATGGAAGGGTCATTGAAAGATCTAGAAGTATTCCATCTAGATTAGCTCTTGAAAAAAAACTTAAATCTTTCGTTGGAACAATTGAACAGAAGCCACCAATTTATTCTTCCTTAAAATACAAAGGCAAGCCTTATAGATATTATGCTGTCAAGGGCATTGAAATAGAAATTAAAAGCAGGAAAGTTAAAATCCACAGTATTTCTCTTGAAAGCTTTGAAGAGAATAAATTTAAATTTTCTGTAAAGTGTGGTCCTGGAACTTATATAAGGACCCTAGCAGAAGATATTTGCGAGTCTTTAGGGTCAATAGGGACAATTTCTTCTTTAATCAGGACTGAATCTGCAGGATTCGATTTAAGTCAAAGTTCAAATATTGATGATATAACGGTTAAAAATTTAAATGAGAAAATAATCCCTTCAGGGGATGCACTTAATTGTCTAGATAGGATACAATGCCGCCCAGAAATAGTAGAAAAAATAACTAATGGCCAAATAATAGAAACAAAAGAGGCTATAAAAGACGGGTTCTTTAGATTTTTTGATCAAAAAGAAAATTTTGTGGGAATAGTTGAAAGTTATAATGGGTTTTTGAAACCCAAAAGATTACTAGGTAATTTTAACAATGTTGGAGAAAACACTTGA
- the prfA gene encoding peptide chain release factor 1: protein MLKSIIQRLESAEERFKFLEKEISSSEILKDQKVYAAYTKEYSDLKPLVEKNLEFKKIKDELEEAKVLMNDSDIEIKDFAKEEFVKFNDSLKALELDLKKLLIPKNEDEEKDIFLEVRAGTGGDEAGIFVGDLFRMFSRLSERKKWKIELISSRESEKGGFKEIVAKISGNNVYRYLQFESGVHRVQRVPETESQGRIHTSACSVAILPVVESLDEVEIDKSEIRVDTFRASGAGGQHVNKTDSAVRLTHIPSGIVVECQDGRSQHKNKAKAMILLQSKLTERALDEQNSELENKRKNMVGSGDRSEKIRTYNFPQNRVTDHRIDFTSHNLEAFLDGDMEDIFKTLLEENQSRMLLNLEDETTNN, encoded by the coding sequence ATGCTTAAATCTATTATACAAAGACTCGAATCTGCCGAGGAAAGGTTTAAATTTCTAGAAAAAGAAATTTCTTCATCTGAAATTCTTAAAGATCAAAAAGTTTATGCTGCTTACACTAAAGAATATTCTGATTTAAAACCATTAGTTGAAAAAAATCTTGAGTTTAAAAAAATAAAAGATGAACTTGAGGAAGCCAAGGTCTTAATGAATGATTCTGATATTGAAATAAAAGATTTTGCAAAAGAAGAATTTGTTAAATTCAATGACTCTTTAAAAGCACTGGAACTTGATTTAAAGAAATTATTAATCCCAAAAAATGAGGACGAAGAAAAAGATATTTTTTTAGAAGTTAGAGCGGGAACTGGAGGCGACGAAGCTGGAATATTTGTCGGTGATCTATTTAGAATGTTTTCAAGACTCTCAGAAAGAAAAAAATGGAAAATAGAACTTATCTCCTCTAGAGAGTCGGAAAAAGGCGGTTTTAAAGAAATTGTAGCTAAAATTTCAGGTAATAATGTATACAGGTATCTGCAATTTGAATCAGGTGTACATAGGGTTCAAAGGGTTCCGGAGACAGAGTCTCAAGGAAGAATCCATACTTCAGCTTGTTCCGTAGCGATCTTACCAGTGGTTGAAAGTTTAGATGAAGTTGAAATAGACAAGTCTGAAATAAGGGTTGATACTTTTAGAGCTTCTGGTGCGGGAGGACAACATGTAAATAAAACTGATTCGGCAGTCCGTCTTACTCATATTCCATCAGGGATTGTGGTCGAATGTCAGGATGGAAGATCTCAACATAAAAATAAAGCAAAAGCGATGATTCTTTTACAATCTAAATTGACAGAAAGAGCTTTAGACGAACAAAATTCTGAGTTAGAAAATAAGAGGAAAAATATGGTAGGCAGCGGCGACAGATCTGAGAAAATTAGGACTTATAATTTTCCCCAAAACAGAGTTACAGATCATAGAATTGATTTTACTAGCCATAACCTTGAAGCTTTTTTAGATGGAGATATGGAAGATATTTTTAAAACTCTTTTAGAGGAAAATCAATCAAGAATGTTGCTTAATTTAGAAGATGAAACAACAAACAATTAA
- the rpsO gene encoding 30S ribosomal protein S15 produces the protein MSLDADKKSEVIKKFSRSESDTGSPEVQIALLTENILALQGHFEYHQKDHHSRQGLIRMVNKRRRLLDYLRKNDQAKYSSVLKELNLRK, from the coding sequence TTGAGCTTAGATGCTGATAAGAAAAGTGAAGTAATAAAAAAGTTTTCAAGATCTGAATCAGATACTGGCTCTCCTGAGGTGCAAATTGCTCTTCTTACGGAGAATATCTTGGCTCTGCAGGGTCATTTCGAATATCATCAAAAAGATCATCATTCGAGGCAAGGTCTGATAAGAATGGTAAATAAGAGAAGGAGACTTTTAGATTATCTTAGAAAGAATGATCAGGCAAAATATAGTTCTGTTTTGAAAGAGCTTAATCTCCGAAAATAA
- the rbfA gene encoding 30S ribosome-binding factor RbfA — MFKSSPFKRSQRVGDLIKKEVASIFLFDLRDPRLKNLTISRVDLSDDLSNATIFYLTDLSTEESQDIQKGLEKSKGFIKARLGKNLKLRKIPRILFAEELDD; from the coding sequence TTGTTTAAATCTTCACCATTCAAAAGGTCTCAAAGAGTCGGCGATCTGATAAAAAAAGAGGTAGCTTCAATATTTCTTTTTGACCTCAGAGATCCAAGATTAAAAAACTTAACTATTAGTAGAGTTGATTTAAGTGACGATCTGTCTAATGCCACTATTTTTTATCTTACAGATTTGAGCACAGAGGAGTCTCAAGATATTCAAAAAGGTCTAGAGAAAAGTAAAGGTTTTATCAAAGCAAGATTAGGAAAAAATTTGAAACTTAGAAAAATTCCAAGAATTCTATTTGCAGAAGAGTTAGATGATTGA
- the pnp gene encoding polyribonucleotide nucleotidyltransferase, which produces MDKSKVVSCKKLIAGKEISLETGKIARQATASVIASSGDTQVLVTVVAGGQKEGQNFFPLTVNYIEKFYAAGKIPGSFFRREGRPSEGEVLTSRLIDRPIRPLFPKGYTQEVQVVCTVLSIDKDDTADIISLIGVSAALQLSGLPFQGPLSAAKVGFIDGNYVLNPSLSDLKKSELEMVIAGSSDAVFMVESEAKELSEDQMLGAILFAQQEMKPSLDLIEELVSQVEVNPIEYTLEEDDEELMEMVTNSVSAKIEEAYQIPEKSLRQEAVSDARQFLTNQFEEEEEEKIDKAKDYFKSLESSIVRSRLLEGQPRIDGRDLDTVRPINIETGILKQAHGSALFTRGETQSIGVATIDSLKLSQLLDTLQGDSKDAFMLHYNFPPYSVGEAGMIGSPKRREIGHGKLARRALEAVLPDPEEFEYAIRVVSEITESNGSSSMATVCSSSLAMMDAGIPLKKAVAGVAMGLVKSEDDYCVITDILGDEDHLGDMDFKVAGTADGVTALQMDIKIAGINEKILQDALNKANTARSHILGEMAKVLGESRPELSDLAPQAIKTSIPKNKIGEVIGKGGSTIKSITEKTETNIDISDNGNISIYGRSKESRQEALEIIESMISDPEVGLVCVGTVVKIVDFGAFVSFEKGKEGLVHISEIAEERVKNVKDYLVEGEEVDIKVIGIDDRGKIKLSMKAVNNGQESTE; this is translated from the coding sequence ATGGATAAAAGTAAAGTTGTATCCTGCAAAAAATTAATTGCAGGTAAAGAAATATCATTAGAAACTGGAAAAATAGCACGGCAGGCAACGGCCTCGGTAATTGCTTCTTCTGGAGATACTCAAGTTTTGGTCACTGTAGTAGCTGGCGGGCAAAAAGAAGGACAGAATTTTTTTCCACTGACAGTAAATTACATAGAAAAATTCTATGCTGCAGGAAAAATTCCTGGAAGTTTCTTTAGAAGAGAGGGCAGGCCATCTGAAGGAGAAGTCTTGACTTCTAGATTAATAGATAGACCTATTAGACCACTTTTTCCGAAAGGATATACTCAAGAAGTCCAAGTAGTTTGTACCGTTTTGTCAATAGATAAAGATGATACTGCTGACATTATTTCATTAATAGGAGTATCGGCTGCATTACAGCTTTCTGGCTTACCTTTCCAGGGGCCTTTATCCGCAGCAAAGGTAGGCTTTATCGATGGAAATTATGTCTTGAATCCATCTTTAAGTGATCTAAAAAAATCAGAATTAGAAATGGTTATTGCGGGATCATCAGATGCAGTTTTTATGGTTGAATCGGAAGCAAAAGAGTTGTCCGAAGACCAAATGTTGGGTGCGATTTTGTTCGCTCAACAAGAAATGAAACCAAGTTTGGATTTAATCGAGGAGTTGGTTTCCCAAGTTGAAGTCAATCCAATTGAGTACACTCTTGAAGAAGATGATGAAGAACTAATGGAAATGGTCACTAATTCAGTAAGCGCAAAAATTGAGGAAGCTTACCAAATTCCAGAGAAATCTTTGAGGCAAGAAGCAGTTTCTGATGCTAGACAATTTTTAACTAATCAATTTGAAGAAGAAGAAGAGGAAAAAATTGACAAAGCAAAAGATTATTTTAAATCTCTTGAATCTTCTATCGTCAGGTCGCGCCTATTGGAAGGACAACCAAGAATAGATGGAAGAGATTTAGATACCGTGAGGCCAATTAATATTGAAACAGGTATTTTAAAGCAAGCGCATGGATCCGCATTGTTCACAAGAGGCGAAACTCAATCAATTGGAGTCGCGACAATTGATTCACTAAAACTTTCTCAGTTACTTGATACGCTTCAAGGTGACTCCAAAGATGCCTTTATGTTGCATTACAATTTTCCTCCTTATTCAGTTGGTGAAGCCGGAATGATTGGTAGTCCTAAAAGAAGAGAGATTGGGCATGGTAAATTAGCCAGAAGAGCTTTGGAGGCTGTGTTACCTGATCCTGAGGAATTTGAATATGCAATAAGAGTGGTTTCAGAAATTACAGAATCTAATGGTTCAAGTTCTATGGCTACTGTTTGTTCTTCAAGTTTAGCTATGATGGATGCTGGCATTCCTCTTAAAAAAGCTGTTGCAGGAGTAGCAATGGGTTTAGTGAAAAGTGAGGATGATTACTGTGTTATAACTGATATTCTTGGAGACGAAGATCATCTGGGTGATATGGATTTCAAGGTTGCTGGAACAGCAGATGGGGTAACTGCTCTTCAAATGGATATAAAAATTGCGGGTATTAATGAGAAAATTCTTCAAGATGCTTTAAATAAAGCAAATACAGCTAGGTCTCACATACTTGGCGAAATGGCGAAAGTTTTGGGCGAATCAAGACCTGAACTTTCAGACTTAGCTCCTCAGGCAATAAAGACTTCTATACCTAAAAATAAAATTGGTGAAGTTATTGGTAAAGGAGGAAGCACAATTAAAAGTATTACTGAGAAAACAGAAACAAATATTGATATAAGTGACAACGGTAATATTAGTATTTATGGAAGAAGCAAAGAATCAAGGCAGGAAGCTCTAGAAATTATTGAGTCTATGATCTCAGATCCAGAGGTTGGGTTAGTCTGCGTAGGAACAGTTGTAAAAATTGTAGATTTTGGTGCTTTTGTCTCTTTTGAAAAGGGAAAAGAAGGGCTAGTTCATATATCAGAAATTGCCGAGGAAAGAGTTAAAAATGTAAAAGATTATTTAGTTGAAGGTGAAGAGGTGGATATAAAGGTCATTGGAATCGATGATCGTGGAAAAATAAAATTGAGCATGAAAGCCGTTAACAATGGTCAAGAAAGCACTGAATAG
- a CDS encoding ribose-phosphate pyrophosphokinase, whose amino-acid sequence MTEQNNNLVLFSGSSNPNLARRVAKELGKNLGDAFVGRFSDQELNVRIDEHVRGMDVFILQSTCFPANENLMELLIMIDALRRSSASRITAVIPYFGYARQDRRVRSERVPISAKLVAEMLQNAGADRILTIELHSDQIQGFFNVPVDNIYGTNVTFEHIDKADYENLIIVSPDVGGVVRARALAKLLNDAELAIIDKRREKDNQSQVMNVIGDVAKKTCVLVDDIVDTAGTICNAAEALKNAGANKVISYATHPVLSGPALERIEKSGLDEIIVTDTIPLSEEASKLNKIKIISLEKTIAEAINRVNKEESVSAMFL is encoded by the coding sequence ATGACAGAACAAAACAATAATCTTGTCCTATTTTCTGGATCTTCAAACCCAAATTTAGCCCGAAGAGTTGCTAAGGAATTAGGAAAAAACCTAGGAGATGCCTTTGTTGGTAGATTTAGCGATCAAGAGCTTAATGTCAGAATCGATGAGCATGTCCGTGGTATGGATGTATTTATATTGCAATCTACCTGTTTTCCCGCAAATGAGAACTTAATGGAACTTTTGATAATGATTGATGCTCTCAGAAGATCCTCAGCCTCTAGAATAACAGCTGTCATTCCTTATTTTGGTTACGCAAGACAAGACAGAAGAGTTAGGTCTGAAAGAGTTCCCATAAGCGCAAAGTTAGTTGCAGAGATGCTTCAAAATGCAGGGGCAGATAGGATATTAACAATTGAACTTCACTCTGATCAAATTCAAGGTTTTTTCAACGTCCCTGTGGATAATATCTATGGAACTAATGTTACTTTTGAACATATAGATAAGGCGGATTATGAAAATCTTATAATTGTCTCGCCAGATGTAGGGGGAGTAGTTAGAGCGAGAGCATTAGCAAAACTTCTAAATGATGCTGAACTAGCTATCATCGATAAAAGAAGAGAAAAAGATAATCAATCACAGGTTATGAACGTAATAGGAGATGTTGCCAAAAAAACTTGTGTACTTGTTGATGACATTGTAGACACAGCTGGAACAATTTGTAATGCAGCTGAAGCATTAAAAAATGCTGGAGCAAATAAAGTAATATCTTACGCAACACATCCAGTTCTATCTGGTCCTGCATTAGAAAGAATAGAAAAATCAGGGCTAGACGAAATCATAGTTACTGATACAATCCCGCTTTCAGAAGAAGCATCTAAATTAAACAAAATTAAGATAATTTCTTTGGAAAAAACAATTGCAGAAGCGATTAATAGAGTAAATAAGGAAGAGTCGGTAAGTGCAATGTTTCTTTAG
- the ispE gene encoding 4-(cytidine 5'-diphospho)-2-C-methyl-D-erythritol kinase — MIYEISSPAKINLGLKVLNKRTDGFHNIETTFQFLDWGDDIIIETEVNKNQIVCPGVEENENIVSKLINLLKNTLDFKENLKVIINKRIPLKSGLGGGSSNAASVLVAINKIFNLDLSKKKLIDLALILGSDVPIFVHGRSSIATGRGEIFKKVSLIEKPVLVIIPNSKVSTKLAFENFENIETIKYSNKKNFNSFENWIRKNISEIDKIFNFIENYNDAHLSGTGSAIYSMFNNFEEAQKIIDNAPSNMNCFLTTTLNNSPIEDEIKNYGV, encoded by the coding sequence ATGATTTACGAAATATCTTCCCCAGCAAAAATCAATTTGGGTCTTAAAGTTCTTAACAAAAGAACGGACGGATTTCACAATATAGAAACAACATTTCAATTTTTAGACTGGGGAGACGATATCATCATTGAAACAGAAGTGAATAAAAATCAAATAGTTTGTCCAGGTGTAGAAGAAAATGAAAATATTGTAAGCAAATTGATAAATTTATTAAAAAATACACTTGATTTTAAAGAAAACTTAAAAGTAATTATTAACAAAAGAATTCCACTTAAATCCGGCCTGGGAGGAGGAAGCTCAAATGCAGCATCAGTTTTAGTAGCTATTAATAAAATCTTCAATCTTGATCTTTCCAAAAAAAAATTAATTGACTTGGCTTTGATTCTTGGTTCTGACGTACCTATTTTCGTTCATGGAAGATCTTCAATTGCTACTGGGAGAGGAGAAATATTTAAAAAAGTTTCTTTGATTGAAAAACCAGTGCTCGTAATTATTCCAAATTCAAAGGTTTCAACAAAACTTGCTTTCGAGAATTTTGAAAATATCGAGACTATAAAGTATTCAAATAAAAAAAATTTTAATTCTTTCGAAAACTGGATTAGGAAAAATATTTCTGAAATTGATAAAATTTTTAACTTTATTGAAAATTATAATGATGCCCATCTTTCAGGCACAGGATCTGCTATTTATTCAATGTTTAATAATTTTGAAGAAGCCCAAAAAATAATAGATAATGCACCCTCAAATATGAATTGTTTTTTGACTACTACATTGAATAATTCACCAATAGAAGATGAGATTAAGAATTATGGGGTGTAG
- a CDS encoding 50S ribosomal protein L25 produces the protein MSDQTVLKFEYIAEENNLSAKSLRNIGNVPGIVYGSGEETKKISLLAKDLRKALELPSIFSQVILLEEGETSHKVILKAVQTNPANDNPIHVDFMKVSSQTMITMQVPLKFINEESCIGVKNQGGMISKNRNEIELTCMAEVLPEFIEVDIAQLELGNSIMQTGLILPEGVELSNALSSGQDQPVVSCSTTRATLDIDESDAELSEGVEGVEGESQEGDTEAPVDTEEENNS, from the coding sequence ATGAGTGATCAAACAGTTTTAAAATTCGAATATATTGCAGAAGAAAATAACTTATCTGCAAAAAGTTTAAGAAATATTGGTAATGTGCCAGGAATTGTTTATGGGTCTGGAGAAGAAACAAAAAAAATTTCCCTTTTAGCAAAGGACCTTAGAAAAGCCTTAGAACTTCCAAGTATTTTTTCTCAAGTAATTTTACTTGAAGAAGGAGAAACATCTCATAAAGTCATTCTCAAGGCTGTACAAACTAACCCAGCTAATGACAACCCTATTCATGTTGATTTTATGAAAGTTTCTTCACAGACTATGATAACAATGCAAGTCCCCTTGAAGTTTATTAATGAAGAATCTTGTATTGGTGTGAAAAATCAAGGTGGAATGATTTCAAAAAATAGAAATGAAATAGAATTGACTTGTATGGCTGAAGTTCTTCCAGAATTTATAGAGGTTGACATTGCGCAACTCGAATTAGGTAATTCTATTATGCAAACTGGACTTATTCTTCCTGAGGGAGTGGAACTTTCTAATGCTTTAAGTTCTGGTCAAGATCAACCGGTTGTCTCTTGTAGTACTACTCGAGCTACATTGGATATCGATGAATCCGATGCTGAGCTATCTGAGGGAGTAGAAGGTGTAGAGGGAGAATCTCAAGAAGGCGATACTGAGGCGCCGGTAGATACCGAAGAAGAAAATAATTCTTAA